Proteins encoded together in one Phaeodactylum tricornutum CCAP 1055/1 chromosome 25, whole genome shotgun sequence window:
- the dsCYC8 gene encoding predicted protein (diatom-specific cyclin 8), translating to MAASYFSPVSLDDSVTAVKEPSRKAYAQGRDPDLLREQLSALLQNESSWAVASIPCQKAFMVGIEAKAKPLGDWRRKICQWSYRVIDHFRMDREVVSVGMNLFDRYLAAGSPASSSQNKTRFYCLCPTCKRYIDGRTYQLAAMTCLYLGIKLQSETVTDNTYSKRRRFRLTSFVDLSRGLFCTRDIADMEHEVLKTLSWKVCTPTPMTFVSYILTLTPVTSDVLESHDSSALVLHVVQELSRYLTELAVCLGSELPQYPPSQVALASILVSMDLLTLEAISIHVRDCFATAAFALCECDGVWESIQYLRLKLQQSLWPEMLFDACTDLGHPISIARNNGLLDIDQVYRVQKHAAAAPNILAVSPLQSRTLKDLSAYEGSPVSVAL from the coding sequence ATGGCGGCCTCTTATTTCTCGCCAGTATCGTTGGACGACTCTGTAACCGCAGTAAAAGAGCCTTCCAGAAAAGCTTACGCTCAAGGCCGAGATCCCGACCTCCTCCGGGAACAACTGTCTGCTCTGCTTCAGAACGAATCATCCTGGGCAGTTGCAAGTATTCCTTGCCAGAAAGCCTTTATGGTTGGAATAGAAGCGAAAGCGAAACCTCTAGGTGACTGGCGGCGAAAGATCTGCCAATGGAGTTACCGGGTGATTGATCACTTTCGGATGGATCGGGAAGTAGTTTCAGTCGGTATGAATCTATTTGATCGCTATCTAGCTGCCGGCTCACCTGCTTCATCGAGTCAGAATAAAACACGCTTTTACTGCCTTTGCCCGACTTGCAAGCGATATATTGATGGTCGCACCTACCAGCTGGCTGCTATGACTTGCCTCTACCTGGGGATCAAGCTTCAATCCGAAACCGTTACAGACAACACTTACTCAAAACGACGACGTTTCCGACTCACCTCATTTGTGGACCTGTCCCGTGGACTGTTCTGCACCCGAGATATAGCTGATATGGAACACGAAGTTCTGAAGACTTTAAGCTGGAAGGTGTGCACTCCAACGCCGATGACATTTGTCTCCTATATCCTAACGCTGACACCCGTAACTTCCGACGTTCTCGAATCACACGACAGCTCAGCCCTTGTACTCCATGTAGTTCAAGAACTCTCTCGATACTTGACAGAGCTCGCCGTATGTCTGGGAAGCGAGCTACCTCAATATCCTCCGTCGCAAGTGGCGTTAGCTTCAATTTTGGTTTCAATGGACCTGTTGACGTTGGAGGCCATATCTATCCATGTTCGCGATTGTTTTGCAACCGCCGCCTTTGCTTTGTGCGAATGCGACGGCGTCTGGGAGAGTATCCAGTATCTACGTCTTAAACTCCAGCAGTCTCTGTGGCCAGAAATGCTGTTTGATGCCTGTACAGACTTGGGTCATCCCATCTCGATTGCACGAAACAACGGCTTATTGGATATCGATCAGGTATATCGTGTCCAAAAACATGCAGCGGCCGCCCCCAACATCCTTGCAGTAAGTCCTTTGCAGTCCCGGACCTTGAAAGATCTTTCTGCGTACGAGGGATCCCCCGTCAGCGTTGCTCTCTGA
- a CDS encoding predicted protein: RVHSSPNIYIIEDFLTPTELDYLRSKICAGKFQRSYVDAIESGGNSIVDKEHRTSTFLSFGKQQDSKVASIEAKAATILGCWSSRIVEPLQLVRYLPGQFFGEHHDMGDLQQDGTVALPPKSLFSKRRLVTLFCYLNKVEKGGATGFRYCELKVPPKPGRAVMFSNVLPDGMPDSRTVHSGEPVLDGVKYGLNIWICEE, encoded by the coding sequence CGAGTTCATTCCTCGCCAAATATATATATTATTGAGGACTTTTTAACGCCGACGGAGCTGGACTACCTTCGTAGCAAAATATGCGCAGGGAAGTTTCAACGTTCGTATGTCGATGCTATTGAAAGCGGCGGGAATAGTATAGTGGATAAAGAGCATCGGACATCGACCTTTCTATCATTCGGGAAACAGCAAGATTCGAAAGTTGCAAGTATTGAAGCCAAGGCGGCGACAATACTGGGTTGCTGGTCATCACGCATAGTAGAACCTCTACAACTTGTCCGATACTTGCCAGGTCAGTTTTTCGGGGAGCACCACGATATGGGCGACCTGCAGCAGGACGGCACCGTTGCGTTACCTCCCAAGTCGTTGTTCTCCAAAAGACGCCTAGTTACGTTATTCTGTTATCTGAATAAGGTTGAGAAGGGTGGGGCTACTGGTTTTCGGTATTGCGAGTTGAAAGTTCCTCCGAAGCCTGGGCGGGCAGTGATGTTCTCCAACGTTCTACCTGACGGTATGCCCGATTCTCGAACTGTGCATTCCGGCGAGCCAGTACTTGACGGTGTCAAATACGGGCTCAACATTTGGATTTGTGAAGAATAG
- a CDS encoding predicted protein gives MMKACAWDKEGVNGVNLSRMWSRAVQPHVFLVTTSSHLSRFCIPTFILLTVIYCIGHCSYPQPAFSSWCFSLSEILGMVQFGIVWGSSATCDSAIPAALFACQRTSPGRIRQYQSDKCFDAQSYTVCSTTVTGVATSTTLRKQSIPDCGPPDGAFGVPLDFVVFQSAREQALSTATIPRPFKNTSDTMLRWGPNRTQMVSIGSSRCWITFPGVHAAAHVGPAGTAPFVAASLFGVDDMSFGESITRPRVCLCRVNKISPIEAVNESKAQVVPKTNQQIAYTSDILQTSVTPAKDTKPRPFQFRQETEHSIQNCFQGPAYDNDNLLSEEEDMSIALGWPSMPIVLEDATDLRSLVDSITKSPISSVSTRPVSFAPADPFPSTLETHTLCYGIHHRDMSVRQVKDTNRNVGGDHVDDGDGTVEFVSALLYDTMYSRDDYGNPLEEDTGKDYTNE, from the exons atgatgaaagcatGTGCTTGGGATAAGGAAGGAGTTAATGGTGTCAATTTGTCTCGGATGTGGAGCAGGGCTGTCCAGCCTCACGTCTTCCTTGTTACAACAAGCTCACATTTGAGTCGTTTCTGCATACCAACCTtcattttgttgactgtgatataCTGCATTGGTCATTGTTCCTATCCACAACCTGCTTTCTCAAGTTGGTGCTTTAGTTTGTCGGAAATCTTGGGCATGGTCCAATTTGGCATTGTTTGGGGGTCTAGTGCTACTTGTGATTCCGCAATTCCTGCTGCTCTCTTTGCTTGTCAGCGCACTTCTCCAGGACGCATCCGACAGTACCAGTCTGACAAGTGCTTTGATGCACAGTCCTACACAGTATGCTCCACAACCGTAACTGGTGTCGCAACTTCCACCACGTTGCGGAAACAATCCATTCCGGATTGTGGACCCCCCGACGGCGCCTTCGGCGTTCCGCT CGACTTTGTGGTCTTCCAGTCCGCCCGCGAACAGGCGTTGTCGACCGCTACCATCCCACGGCCCTTTAAGAACACGTCGGATACCATGCTACGGTGGGGCCCCAACCGCACGCAGATGGTGTCCATTGGCAGTTCTCGGTGTTGGATAACATTTCCCGGTGTACACGCTGCTGCACATGTTGGACCTGCTGGAACGGCACCCTTTGTTGCTGCG TCTCTATTTGGAGTCGATGATATGTCGTTCGGAGAATCAATAACTAGGCCACGGGTCTGCCTTTGCCGAGTCAATAAGATAAGTCCAATCGAAGCCGTCAATGAAAGCAAGGCACAGGTGGTTCCGAAAACCAATCAACAAATCGCTTACACGTCAGACATTCTTCAAACTTCAGTGACACCGGCCAAAGATACAAAACCTCGACCGTTCCAGTTTCGGCAGGAGACGGAACAC tcaatacagaACTGTTTTCAGGGCCCCGCATATGACAATGACAACCTCCTGAGTGAGGAAGAAGACATGAGCATTGCTCTTGGTTGGCCATCAATGCCAATTGTGCTAGAGGATGCGACGGACCTTCGTTCTCTGGTTGACTCGATCACAAAAAGTCCCATAAGCTCGGTCTCGACACGTCCCGTGTCCTTTGCTCCTGCCGATCCGTTTCCAAGCACCCTAGAGACACACACTCTGTgttacggtatacaccatcgcgacatgTCTGTGCGACAGGTAAAAGATACCAACAGGAACGTGGGTGGTGATCATGTTGATGACGGCGATGGTACCGTTGaatttgtgtcggccttattgtacgacacgaTGTATTCGCGGGATGATTATGggaatcctttggaagaggatacaggaaaggattatacgaatgaatga
- a CDS encoding predicted protein produces the protein MLSIEVIRFTRNQRILSAFVVLLNIAVALYLLFVDSQRSPTHDRSFSFPHALATLPPNASQSESIEVGSSSRTREIATLASAMAEIIRLLIPEPSTANEYLAQHEPKTFRFYVYDNLSHEYTWQYSASCMKAKRRLSDTCDWGESVCGEKRLTRSPYSKRRLNRNGDLVLSKAFSSYQGILRTYDPIDADLFVVPYPSQAHFHCNQTSHEDVETRLLDRLAYFNKKTRRKHLFFSSAVRSASNKFMGSLPLLVTIGPVDRQCRIGRNCGQIVMPYVNTNPEYQPMVVQKNLRSLKDRKFAMVAKFNAYISGNSMPRSDFLKVVGNVTAIAGFPVLISALGRRRTMPNERSVLEDYRNAIFCPCLRGDEPPQKRLFDVMMSGCIPVVLDFPSKDPGYRSHFASMATSTRGAYPFAKGSFHGWPEMGLDYNEFMVTVNGTCGVSCIVPTLEDLLLNHRDRLVNMQERLAKVIKVFSYGMEHNTLQHADAISAILVQVKHYVDSLGQVS, from the coding sequence ATGCTTTCCATTGAAGTCATTCGCTTTACACGGAATCAAAGAATTTTGAGTGCATTCGTGGTACTTCTCAATATTGCTGTCGCTCTGTATCTCCTATTTGTCGACTCCCAGAGGAGTCCAACGCATGACCGCTCGTTTTCATTTCCGCACGCCCTAGCAACATTGCCTCCCAACGCTTCTCAGTCGGAATCTATTGAGGTTGGGTCGTCGAGTAGGACGAGGGAGATAGCTACATTAGCATCCGCTATGGCTGAGATCATACGTTTACTTATACCCGAGCCATCAACAGCCAACGAGTATCTGGCACAGCATGAACCAAAAACTTTTCGATTTTATGTATACGACAATTTATCTCATGAGTACACGTGGCAATATAGCGCTAGTTGTATGAAGGCGAAGCGCCGTCTGAGTGATACATGTGATTGGGGTGAATCAGTCTGTGGGGAAAAGCGGCTTACTCGCAGCCCGTATTCCAAGCGCAGATTAAACCGCAACGGCGATTTGGTTTTGAGCAAGGCTTTTTCGTCCTATCAAGGAATCCTACGAACTTACGATCCGATTGATGCGGATTTGTTCGTGGTCCCGTATCCAAGTCAGGCACACTTTCACTGCAATCAAACGTCCCACGAGGACGTGGAAACGCGTTTACTGGATCGACTTGCTTActtcaacaaaaagaccCGTAGAAAACATTTGTTTTTTTCTTCCGCGGTACGGTCTGCCTCCAACAAATTTATGGGTTCGCTGCCGCTCTTGGTAACAATCGGGCCAGTTGACCGACAGTGCAGAATAGGTCGGAATTGCGGTCAAATTGTGATGCCGTACGTAAACACCAATCCGGAGTATCAACCAATGGTCGTTCAAAAGAACCTCCGTTCCCTAAAGGACCGAAAGTTCGCCATGGTGGCAAAATTCAACGCCTATATATCCGGTAACAGCATGCCTCGTAGCGATTTTCTCAAGGTTGTCGGTAACGTGACGGCGATCGCTGGATTCCCTGTGCTGATTTCGGCGCTGGGTCGGCGCCGAACCATGCCCAACGAGCGCAGCGTACTAGAAGACTACCGCAACGCAATCTTTTGCCCTTGTTTGCGAGGCGACGAACCTCCGCAGAAAAGGCTGTTCGACGTCATGATGTCGGGATGTATTCCGGTAGTATTGGACTTTCCATCGAAAGACCCAGGCTACCGGTCACATTTTGCGTCTATGGCAACGTCAACGCGCGGGGCCTATCCTTTTGCCAAGGGTTCTTTCCACGGTTGGCCAGAAATGGGTTTGGACTACAACGAGTTCATGGTTACTGTGAATGGTACTTGTGGTGTATCATGCATTGTTCCGACTCTGGAAGATTTGCTCTTGAACCATCGTGATCGATTGGTAAACATGCAGGAGCGGCTAGCAAAAGTTATCAAAGTGTTCAGTTATGGGATGGAGCACAATACATTACAACACGCAGACGCGATATCAGCGATTCTCGTGCAAGTAAAGCACTACGTCGATAGTCTCGGTCAAGTTTCATAG
- a CDS encoding predicted protein gives LVIVESPSKCQTIAKILATYVKDNSLAYDFQVSSSMGHIRNLPKSDTSKKKKENQIKPNGKFPYTIAGIDLENGYQPEYVLLPGKGPLVKELQHLAANAELVLLATDPDREGEAIAWHLTQVLDLAPSRYQRVTFTEITPSRILEAVKSPVELNTNLVHAQETRRVLDRLAGYTVSPVLWKKIAPGLSAGRVQSVGMAMVVQRERERLCFETTPYWNIKAVLGKDFSPQGQILRPGSSHKRHLLEGDANELVKVLSDAEFTVIQVKSTTRKQQPPQPFKTSTLQQEANRRLGMAVQQTMRVAQQLYEEGLISYMRTDSTHLSDDAECAIGVSVRGQFGPDRLWVGSSKTKRKPKDSKFAQEAHEAIRPALQPDGIFLEPRYLLQKVALSDQAERLYTMIYQRTLACRMPPIATNQTSVLIAGVQEGTTAHFRVSGSVVIDPGYTLAYCRDAEEENDEAYLPALREGQILNAGEILAVAHETQPPPRYNEASFVKELESLGVGRPSTYSGIVQILRDRAYV, from the exons CTAGTGATTGTGGAATCGCCCAGCAAATGCCAGACGATTGCCAAAATTCTAGCCACGTACGTCAAGGACAACTCTCTGGCATACGATTTTCAAGTCTCGTCCTCCATGGGACACATTCGGAATCTGCCTAAATCAGACACTTctaagaagaaaaaggagaaCCAAATCAAGCCTAACGGAAAGTTCCCCTACACGATCGCCGGTATCGATCTTGAGAACGGCTATCAACCGGAGTACGTCTTGTTACCAGGCAAGGGACCGTTGGTTAAAGAGTTGCAGCACCTCGCTGCCAATGCGGAACTTGTACTACTTGCTACCGATCCTGACCGGGAGGGCGAAGCTATTGCCTGGCATTTGACGCAAGTCTTGGATTTGGCGCCGTCTCGGTATCAGCGTGTGACCTTTACCGAGATTACCCCGTCACGAATTCTCGAAGCGGTCAAGTCGCCAGTGGAGTTGAACACAAATCTGGTCCACGCACAGGAGACTAGGCGGGTGCTCGACCGTCTGGCAGGCTATACCGTATCACCCgtgctttggaaaaagatTGCGCCAGGCTTGTCGGCCGGACGGGTCCAGTCCGTTGGTATGGCCATGGTTGTACAACGCGAGCGTGAACGGTTGTGCTTCGAGACCACGCCGTACTGGAATATCAAGGCAGTATTGG GCAAGGACTTTTCGCCACAGGGGCAAATTTTACGGCCTGGGTCGTCCCATAAGCGACATTTATTAGAAGGGGATGCGAACGAACTCGTCAAGGTGCTGAGCGACGCCGAGTTTACTGTAATTCAAGTCAAGTCCACAACACGCAAGCAGCAGCCACCGCAACCGTTCAAAACGTCGACACTTCAACAAGAGGCGAACCGTCGCTTGGGAATGGCAGTTCAACAAACTATGCGTGTGGCGCAACAACTGTACGAAGAAGGTCTCATTTCCTACATGAGAACCGACAGTACGCATCTTTCGGACGATGCCGAATGTGCAATTGGTGTGAGTGTGAGGGGGCAATTTGGGCCAGATCGACTTTGGGTAGGATCGTCCAAGACCAAGCGCAAGCCAAAGGATTCCAAATTCGCGCAAGAAGCGCACGAAGCCATTCGACCAGCGCTTCAACCAGACGGAATATTTCTAGAGCCAAGATATCTGTTACAAAAAGTAGCCTTGTCCGATCAAGCTGAAAGGCTGTATACAATGATCTACCAACGAACGTTGGCGTGTCGAATGCCGCCGATAGCAACCAACCAAACATCTGTTCTGATTGCAGGCGTACAAGAGGGGACGACGGCTCATTTTCGAGTTAGTGGAAGCGTAGTAATCGATCCTGGATACACTCTGGCCTACTGTCGAGATGccgaggaagaaaacgatgaagCATATCTTCCTGCCTTGAGAGAGGGGCAAATATTGAATGCAGGAGAGATTTTGGCGGTGGCCCATGAAACACAGCCACCACCCCGCTATAACGAAGCGAGCTTTGTGAAAGAACTAGAATCTCTAGGAGTGGGACGGCCCAGTACATATTCTGGTATAGTGCAAATTCTACGTGATCGTGCATATGTC
- a CDS encoding predicted protein → MSSSSAVDITVTLVSTASGQSESFPLSPSTTIAELLDWAKALFGVDGNVRLYKDGKLLSNPSSSLKAAGIVNGDLIAAQSAIAALPSAPPPTASTPAGSGGLDFSNLFAAQSAGSTNAASASLLSEVAPAPSYYPGMSLSDAVAHNPHPHTFVSLLFSKEHLRKELNYHNPRLAVRLESQSLEEAVRIWREEMVKGGIQKAVQNSSHYHIEQDMKRRLTPFLHEKDLAEAQGGTKGFDPQKSNEEFLRRQREESEDDPSMKD, encoded by the exons atgtcgtcatcgtcagcTGTAGATATTACGGTGACACTCGTTTCGACGGCATCGGGGCAATCCGAAAGCTTTCCATTGTCCCCCTCGACAACCATTGCCGAACTCTTGGACTGGGCAAAGGCTTTGTTCGGTGTCGACGGAAACGTTCGACTCTACAAAGACGGAAAGCTTCTATCAAATCCTTCGTCAAGTTTGAAAGCGGCCGGCATCGTCAATGGAGATTTAATTGCGGCGCAGAGTGCCATTGCCGCCCTTCCTTCTGCCCCACCACCGACGGCTTCTACGCCGGCGGGAAGCGGAGGTTTAGACTTTAGCAATCTGTTCGCGGCGCAAAGTGCTGGATCTACAAACGCAGCCTCGGCGTCACTGTTGTCGGAGGTTGCCCCTGCTCCCTCGTACTATCCCGGGATGAGCTTGAGCGATGCCGTGGCGCACAATCCGCATCCTCATACCTTTGTATCTCTGCTATTCTCGAAAGAGCATTTACGGAAGGAACTCAACTACCATAATCCGCGGCTCGCCGTCCGACTGGAATCCCAATCGCTGGAAGAGGCCGTCCGCATATGgcgggaagaaatggtcaaGGGTGGCATTCAAAAGGCCGTCCAGAATAGTTCACATTATCATATCGAGCAAGATATGAAGCGCCGGTTG ACGCCGTTCTTGCACGAAAAGGACCTGGCCGAGGCGCAGGGCGGTACGAAAGGATTTGACCCGCAAAAGTCCAACGAGGAATTCTTGCGAAGACAGAgagaagaaagcgaagatgATCCCTCGATGAAAGACTAA